One genomic window of Phormidium ambiguum IAM M-71 includes the following:
- a CDS encoding sensor histidine kinase: MFDASEILTAQLDNILERWKTAVRQDSRIESSADLSETALKDSMPVLLNGMVKALANRGTESYEIIASASLEHGNTRAEEGYNAAEIAWEYQILRRVIFSVLEPQLLQGSPEEIIRTMRTLDAVIDEAISQCYTSYVEQRVKELEQVRSQLIMTNQELTRLLRTSKDSLAYMAHELKTPLTSIIGYSDLFLRQQQQTVDVQATVPNLRNIERVLQSGRLLLRLINDALELSSSEAGKLQLHLTCIDPKQLIKDVVATIEPLAQAKNLQLKIDCDRTPNQVTTDIFRLRQIFINLLSNAVRYTNEGFIKIECLTHSNSDWSIMISDTGIGIAQKDLTRIFEPFTRASSNTHYRDEQSTGLGLAIVDRLIKLLHGEIKVVSQLGVGSTFTITFPTEI, translated from the coding sequence ATGTTTGACGCTAGCGAAATCCTCACTGCCCAATTAGACAATATATTAGAACGTTGGAAAACAGCTGTTCGCCAAGACTCGCGCATAGAAAGTTCAGCTGATTTATCAGAAACCGCATTAAAAGATTCTATGCCAGTGCTTTTAAACGGAATGGTAAAGGCGCTAGCTAATCGGGGAACAGAAAGTTATGAAATCATTGCATCTGCCAGTTTAGAACACGGTAACACTCGTGCTGAGGAAGGATACAATGCTGCTGAAATTGCCTGGGAATACCAAATATTACGCCGAGTTATTTTTTCAGTTTTAGAACCTCAACTTTTGCAAGGTTCACCAGAAGAAATTATCAGAACTATGCGTACCCTTGATGCGGTAATAGATGAAGCAATTTCCCAGTGTTATACAAGTTACGTGGAACAGCGAGTTAAAGAGTTAGAGCAGGTAAGAAGTCAGCTAATTATGACTAACCAAGAACTGACTCGGTTGCTGCGTACTAGTAAAGATAGTTTAGCTTATATGGCACATGAATTAAAAACACCTTTAACATCAATTATTGGTTACTCTGACTTATTTTTGCGTCAGCAACAACAAACTGTAGATGTTCAAGCAACAGTGCCAAATCTGCGTAATATTGAGCGAGTGTTGCAATCGGGCAGGTTATTGTTGCGTTTAATTAATGATGCTTTAGAATTGTCTAGTTCGGAAGCTGGCAAACTCCAATTGCATCTTACTTGTATTGATCCTAAACAATTAATTAAAGATGTAGTTGCCACAATTGAACCACTCGCTCAAGCTAAGAATTTACAGTTAAAAATAGATTGCGATCGCACTCCCAATCAAGTAACAACAGATATCTTTCGTCTCCGACAAATTTTCATAAATCTTCTCAGTAATGCAGTTCGTTACACCAATGAAGGTTTCATCAAAATAGAGTGTTTAACCCATAGCAACTCTGATTGGTCTATCATGATTAGCGATACTGGAATTGGCATAGCCCAAAAAGATTTAACTCGCATATTTGAACCTTTTACGCGAGCAAGTTCTAATACTCATTATCGAGATGAGCAAAGTACAGGTTTAGGATTAGCAATTGTCGATCGACTAATTAAACTCTTGCACGGAGAAATAAAAGTTGTTTCTCAACTCGGTGTTGGCTCAACTTTTACAATCACTTTTCCAACTGAAATATAA
- the aroQ gene encoding type II 3-dehydroquinate dehydratase: MEKLSILVLHGPNLNLLGKREPGVYGTVTLDEINQLLEREAEALQVQVSPFQSNHEGALVDAIHAAIGQHQGLLINAGAYTHTSVAIRDAIAAVAIPTVEVHLSNIYKREEFRHHSYIAPVSIGQISGFGPQSYWLGLIALVNHLKRS; encoded by the coding sequence TTGGAAAAACTTAGTATATTGGTACTGCACGGCCCCAATCTAAATCTCCTGGGAAAACGAGAACCGGGAGTTTATGGGACTGTAACTTTAGATGAAATTAACCAGCTATTAGAACGGGAAGCAGAAGCACTACAAGTGCAAGTTTCGCCTTTTCAGTCTAATCACGAAGGTGCTTTGGTTGATGCTATTCATGCTGCAATTGGTCAACATCAGGGTTTATTAATAAATGCTGGTGCTTATACTCATACTAGTGTGGCGATTCGAGATGCGATCGCAGCTGTAGCAATTCCAACAGTAGAGGTTCATTTAAGTAACATTTACAAACGAGAAGAATTTCGCCATCATTCTTATATTGCGCCAGTATCAATTGGGCAGATTAGTGGTTTTGGCCCCCAAAGTTATTGGCTGGGATTAATTGCTTTAGTGAATCATTTAAAAAGGTCATAA
- a CDS encoding competence/damage-inducible protein A: MAAEIICVGTELLLGEILNTNAQFLAQQLADLGIPHYYQTVVGDNPERLKQVIAIASDRSQILIFTGGLGPTPDDLTTETIAQFFGSPLEEKPEIIADISQKYARRGREMTPSNRKQALIPQGADILPNRLGTAPGMIWQPRPNLTIFTFPGVPLEMRQMWQETAVPFLKSQGWGREIIYSRTLRFWGIAESALAEKVDHLLNLSNPTVAPYASKGEVKLRVSAKAASPQEADRLIQPVEAEIRQIAGLNYFGADDDSLASVVGQLLQKRAETLSVAESCTGGGLGSLLTSVSGSSAYFMGGVISYDNQVKISLLDVSPEDLAQEGAVSATVAKQMAVGVRSRLGTTWGISITGIAGPNGGTETKPVGLVYIGIAGLNNFVQSFEHRLNSLQDRTLIRHISACTALDHLRRQILSAN; encoded by the coding sequence ATGGCTGCGGAAATTATTTGTGTGGGAACTGAGTTGTTACTGGGCGAGATTTTAAATACTAATGCCCAGTTTTTGGCGCAGCAGTTGGCTGATTTGGGGATTCCTCATTACTACCAAACAGTTGTGGGAGATAATCCAGAGCGGTTAAAACAAGTAATAGCGATCGCTAGCGATCGATCGCAAATCCTGATCTTCACTGGCGGCTTAGGCCCAACTCCTGATGATTTGACTACAGAAACGATCGCCCAATTTTTCGGCAGTCCTTTAGAGGAAAAACCGGAAATTATTGCCGATATTAGTCAAAAATACGCTCGCCGGGGTCGAGAAATGACCCCTAGTAACCGCAAGCAAGCTTTAATTCCCCAAGGTGCAGATATCTTACCTAATCGTTTGGGTACTGCACCCGGTATGATTTGGCAACCCCGCCCAAATCTCACTATTTTTACTTTTCCTGGTGTGCCGTTGGAAATGCGGCAAATGTGGCAGGAAACTGCTGTGCCTTTTCTCAAAAGCCAAGGTTGGGGAAGGGAAATTATTTACAGTCGGACTCTAAGATTTTGGGGAATAGCTGAATCTGCTTTGGCGGAAAAGGTTGACCATTTACTCAATTTATCTAATCCAACGGTGGCTCCTTATGCTAGTAAGGGAGAGGTAAAGTTGCGCGTTTCTGCAAAAGCGGCATCTCCTCAAGAAGCCGATCGCTTAATTCAACCAGTAGAAGCGGAAATTCGCCAAATCGCTGGGTTAAATTACTTTGGTGCTGATGACGATTCTTTGGCTTCAGTGGTTGGTCAATTGTTACAAAAAAGGGCAGAAACTCTTTCTGTGGCTGAATCATGCACTGGTGGCGGTTTGGGCAGTCTGTTGACTTCGGTTTCTGGCAGTTCCGCTTATTTTATGGGCGGGGTGATTTCCTACGATAATCAAGTGAAAATTTCGCTGTTGGATGTGAGTCCAGAAGATTTGGCGCAAGAGGGGGCGGTGAGTGCTACCGTTGCTAAGCAAATGGCTGTAGGCGTGCGATCGCGTCTTGGCACTACTTGGGGAATCAGTATCACTGGCATTGCAGGCCCTAATGGGGGAACTGAAACCAAGCCTGTCGGTCTAGTTTATATCGGGATAGCAGGGCTAAATAATTTCGTGCAAAGCTTTGAGCATCGCTTAAATTCTCTGCAAGACCGTACATTAATCCGTCATATCAGTGCTTGTACGGCTCTCGACCACCTACGACGGCAAATTTTGTCCGCAAATTGA
- a CDS encoding glycosyltransferase family 4 protein, which translates to MPYLYHLIAFLVSACVVLWTTPIVKKFGLQSGLFDVPDKRKVHQRPMVRLGGVSIFIGTLIALLVVWWSGGFVDAKGAILPPGEEYEIWGVTLGGIAFFLIGLADDLFGLSAFTRLLVEVIVASLAWKAGVQIAFLSMPLIGMVNLPPWISLIITVVWLVGMVNATNWIDGLDGLAAGVSAIAAVVMLIVCLFMGQPAAALIAAALAGGLIGFLRYNFNPAQIFMGDGGAYFVGFTLAGVGVIGLVKTTAVTSVVLPYLILAVPILDMSAVILDRLRRGKSPFKPDKRHLHHRLLEVGLSHRMTVIFIYSLTIWAGSLALAFAGIPFGKIYVLGATLLLIYPAVKVWQQVARMKKEEG; encoded by the coding sequence ATGCCTTACTTGTACCATCTGATTGCCTTTCTAGTCTCCGCTTGTGTTGTCCTTTGGACTACGCCAATTGTCAAAAAATTTGGCCTGCAAAGCGGATTATTTGACGTGCCAGATAAACGTAAAGTCCACCAACGACCAATGGTGCGTTTAGGTGGCGTTTCCATCTTTATCGGTACTTTAATTGCGCTTCTAGTCGTTTGGTGGTCTGGAGGCTTTGTAGACGCAAAAGGCGCAATCCTACCTCCAGGTGAAGAATATGAAATCTGGGGAGTTACCCTTGGTGGTATCGCTTTCTTCCTGATCGGTTTGGCAGATGACTTATTTGGTTTATCTGCTTTTACTCGGCTATTGGTAGAAGTAATTGTCGCTAGTTTAGCTTGGAAAGCTGGCGTGCAAATCGCTTTCCTCTCCATGCCTTTGATTGGAATGGTGAATTTGCCGCCTTGGATTAGCTTAATTATCACTGTGGTCTGGTTGGTGGGCATGGTAAATGCTACCAACTGGATTGATGGGTTGGATGGATTAGCGGCTGGTGTTTCGGCAATTGCGGCAGTAGTAATGCTGATTGTGTGCCTATTTATGGGACAACCAGCCGCAGCATTGATTGCCGCCGCCCTCGCAGGTGGATTGATCGGCTTTTTGCGCTATAACTTTAACCCAGCCCAGATTTTTATGGGTGATGGGGGGGCTTATTTTGTCGGTTTTACTTTGGCTGGCGTGGGAGTAATTGGCTTAGTGAAAACTACGGCGGTGACTTCTGTGGTGCTGCCTTATTTGATTTTGGCGGTGCCAATTTTGGATATGTCGGCGGTAATTCTCGATCGCTTACGTCGCGGTAAGTCGCCGTTTAAACCTGATAAGCGCCATTTACACCATCGGTTACTAGAAGTTGGGTTGTCTCACCGAATGACGGTGATATTTATCTATTCTTTGACGATTTGGGCTGGTAGTCTAGCACTAGCTTTTGCTGGCATACCGTTTGGGAAAATTTATGTTCTGGGTGCGACGTTGCTGCTAATTTATCCAGCAGTAAAAGTTTGGCAACAGGTCGCCAGAATGAAGAAGGAAGAAGGGTGA
- the glyA gene encoding serine hydroxymethyltransferase translates to MTQTNLEFLAQTDPLVAELIQKELQRQRDHLELIASENFTSAAVLAAQGSVLTNKYAEGLPGKRYYGGCEYIDEIEQIAIDRAKQLFGAAHANVQPHSGAQANFAVFLSLLQPGDTIMGMDLSHGGHLTHGSPVNVSGKWFKVSHYGVSQETEQLDYDRILDLAKQHRPKLIICGYSAYPRIIEFDKFREIADAVGAYLLADIAHIAGLVVTGHHPNPIPYCDVVTTTTHKTLRGPRGGLIMTRDPELGKQLDKSVFPGTQGGPLEHVISAKAVAFGEALKPEFKTYSGQVIENAKAMANQLVNRGFKIVSGGTDNHLMLVDLRSIGMTGKRADQLVSGVNITANKNTVPFDTESPFVTSGLRLGSPAMTTRGMGTTEFIEIADIIADRLLNPEDEAMAQHCRLRVASLCDRFPLYPHLSIPVPAMV, encoded by the coding sequence GTGACACAAACTAACTTAGAATTTTTAGCCCAAACCGATCCCTTGGTTGCAGAATTAATTCAAAAAGAACTCCAGCGCCAACGCGATCACCTAGAATTAATCGCCAGTGAAAACTTTACCTCGGCGGCGGTTTTAGCGGCGCAAGGTTCCGTTTTAACCAATAAATACGCTGAAGGTTTACCCGGTAAGCGTTACTACGGTGGATGTGAATATATCGACGAAATTGAGCAAATTGCGATCGATCGCGCTAAACAATTGTTTGGTGCTGCTCATGCTAACGTTCAACCCCACTCTGGCGCTCAAGCCAATTTTGCTGTGTTCCTGTCCTTATTGCAACCAGGTGACACAATCATGGGGATGGACTTGTCTCACGGGGGACACCTGACTCATGGTTCGCCAGTTAACGTATCAGGTAAATGGTTTAAAGTTTCACACTATGGCGTAAGTCAGGAAACTGAACAGTTAGACTACGATCGAATTTTAGACTTAGCGAAACAGCATCGTCCGAAATTAATTATTTGCGGTTATTCTGCTTATCCGCGAATTATTGAATTTGACAAGTTCCGGGAAATTGCAGATGCTGTGGGAGCTTATTTACTCGCGGATATTGCTCACATTGCTGGATTGGTTGTCACCGGACATCATCCTAATCCAATTCCTTATTGCGATGTTGTCACCACCACCACTCACAAAACTTTGCGGGGACCCAGAGGTGGTTTAATTATGACTCGTGACCCAGAACTAGGTAAACAGTTGGATAAATCCGTGTTTCCAGGCACTCAAGGTGGCCCATTGGAGCACGTGATTTCGGCTAAAGCTGTTGCTTTTGGAGAAGCTTTAAAACCAGAATTTAAGACTTATTCAGGTCAAGTAATTGAAAATGCCAAAGCGATGGCGAATCAATTAGTGAACCGAGGCTTTAAGATTGTTTCTGGTGGCACAGATAACCACTTGATGTTAGTGGATTTACGCAGTATTGGTATGACTGGCAAGCGTGCAGATCAGTTAGTTAGTGGTGTAAATATTACGGCTAACAAAAATACAGTTCCGTTTGATACCGAGTCGCCTTTTGTTACCAGTGGTCTGAGGTTAGGTTCCCCGGCGATGACCACAAGAGGAATGGGAACTACTGAATTCATAGAAATTGCCGATATAATTGCCGATCGATTGCTAAATCCAGAAGATGAAGCAATGGCTCAGCATTGTCGCTTGCGGGTAGCGTCGTTATGCGATCGCTTCCCCTTGTACCCTCATCTCTCGATTCCAGTACCAGCAATGGTTTAA